In Fusarium oxysporum f. sp. lycopersici 4287 chromosome 11, whole genome shotgun sequence, the following are encoded in one genomic region:
- a CDS encoding hypothetical protein (At least one base has a quality score < 10): protein MRFSTLLSSAALMYQAVSAESVEYKDADTGITFQQYTDKSSKFTFGIALPKNPSTDFIGQMTVPISEGYGSVDCSSPNDGKVLTSVRQADGYTNPAVLDDDTVSIKPIEKGTKVGTDSFTFTFLCEGCIKTDGTTFKAADTNAVLSFAMSTTALDDPTDSAGALNYHGAGFGGYSLDTAAAQSADFETWAKLASDATTPGTSPGGSTGSNPGNFTTIVSNATYDYIVVGGGTAGLIVAERLVESKKSVLLLEQGKASFYESGGRSTMDWNDTVTQYDVPSMAYYLTTAKDTSAYCTDTASMAGCILGGSSVINAMMFVRPQPADFDDKWPTGWKWQDVQSSADKLYERTPGTTSPTKDGKRVDQGAWNVLSKFFSGNGFTEVDAIQEPSKKKSVFTHPPLMVNDGLRAGPVRDYLPLAQANSNFKLQLNTKVLRVIREGKAVTGIEVQSGPSTRQIINLKSNGAVVLAAGALATPRLLVNSGIGPSEQVEAVASGSQRLTMPAKDQWLNLPVGENLKDHPIFTVKMKTKQPMSALSETDFPQAQAKPNIDLFAQGRRASSSGTLSRVPMVSSDTSQGTCAAAGDDAVKVKVYLTHGATSSGSLTVTSSGATKLVGEPYLKTAGDKEAVKSFMNKLISFASKPNSTLSIASNATAESLMAEYVSGSHFVGSAVMGTENDGTSVVDTDTKVWGTENLFVVDGSIHPDLPTGNTQAIIMVAAEHAASKILGGGNGAASPVVPSNGTVPVPTTAISTPVATKRPSKCKRSMRQRRHHRRL, encoded by the exons ATGCGTTTCTCAACACTCCTTTCATCAGCGGCGCTGATGTACCAGGCCGTTTCGGCCGAATCTGTCGAGTACAAGGATGCCGATACGGGAATTACCTTCCAGCAGTACACCGACAAGAGCAGCAAGTTTACCTTCGGTATTGCTCTGCCCAAGAACCCCAGCACCGACTTCATCGGTCAGATGACCGTTCCCATCTCTGAGGGTTATGGATCCGTTG ACTGTTCTTCGCCCAACGATGGCAAGGTTCTTACCTCAGTTCGCCAGGCTGATGGTTACACCAACCCTGCTGTTCTCGACGATGACACCGTCTCAATTAAGCCTATCGAGAAGGGTACCAAGGTCGGCACCGATTCTTTCACCTTCACTTTCCTTTGCGAGGGCTGCATCAAGACCGATGGCACCACCTTCAAGGCTGCTGATACCAACGCTGTGCTCAGCTTCGCTATGAGCACCACTGCCCTCGACGACCCCACCGACTCTGCTGGTGCTCTCAACTACCACGGCGCTGGCTTTGGTGGTTACTCTCTTGACACTGCCGCTGCCCAGTCCGCCGACTTTGAGACCTGGGCCAAGCTTGCTTCCGATGCCACTACTCCTGGTACCAGCCCCGGAGGCAGCACTGGTTCCAACCCTGGCAACTTCACCACCATCGTCTCCAACGCTACCTACGACTacattgttgttggtggcgGTACTGCCGGCCTCATTGTTGCTGAGCGTCTCGTCGAGTCCAAGAAgtctgttcttcttcttgagcagggCAAGGCCTCTTTCTACGAGTCTGGTGGCCGCTCCACCATGGACTGGAACGACACTGTCACCCAATACGATGTTCCTTCCATGGCCTACTACCTCACTACCGCCAAGGACACCTCAGCCTACTGCACTGATACTGCCAGCATGGCTGGTTGCATTCTCGGTGGTTCCAGTGTCATCAACGCCATGATGTTTGTCCGCCCTCAGCCTGCTGACTTTGACGACAAGTGGCCTACTGGCTGGAAGTGGCAGGATGTTCAGAGCTCTGCTGACAAGCTCTACGAGCGCACCCCCGGTACCACCAGCCCTACCAAGGACGGCAAGCGAGTTGACCAGGGCGCTTGGAACGTCCTCTCTAAGTTCTTCTCTGGCAACGGCTTCACCGAGGTTGATGCCATCCAGGAGCCTagcaagaagaagtctgTCTTCACTCACCCTCCTTTGATGGTCAACGACGGTCTCCGCGCTGGTCCCGTCCGTGACTACCTCCCTCTTGCCCAGGCCAACAGCAACTTCAAGCTccagctcaacaccaaggtcCTTCGTGTCATTCGAGAGGGCAAGGCTGTCACCGGTATTGAGGTCCAGTCAGGTCCTTCTACCCGccagatcatcaacctcaagtCCAACGGTGCCGTCGTCCTTGCCGCCGGTGCTCTCGCCACTCCCCGCCTTCTCGTCAACTCTGGTATTGGTCCTTCTGAGCAGGTTGAGGCCGTTGCCAGCGGAAGCCAGCGTCTCACCATGCCCGCTAAGGATCAGTGGCTCAACCTCCCCGTCGGAGAGAACCTCAAGGACCACCCTATCTTCACCGTCAAGATGAAGACCAAGCAGCCCATGTCAGCTCTGAGCGAGACCGACTTcccccaagcccaagccaagCCCAATATTGATCTTTTCGCCCAGGGGCGACG cgcttcatcttctgggaCACTGTCAAGGGTTCCGATGGTATCGAGCGATACGTCCCAGGGTACTTGTGCCGCCGCTGGTGACGATgctgtcaaggtcaaggtttacCTCACCCACGGTGCTACCTCCAGCGGTTCTCTTACCGTCACCAGCTCTGGTGCTACCAAGCTTGTCGGCGAGCCTTACCTCAAGACTGCAGGCGACAAGGAGGCtgtcaagagcttcatgaacaagctcatcagcttTGCCTCTAAGCCTAACAGCACCCTCAGCATCGCCAGCAACGCTACCGCCGAGAGCCTCATGGCCGAGTACGTCAGCGGTTCTCACTTTGTCGGCTCTGCCGTCATGGGCACTGAGAACGATGGTACCAGCGTTGTCGATACTGACACCAAGGTTTGGGGTACTGAGAACCTGTTCGTCGTTGACGGTTCCATCCACCCTGATCTTCCTACTGGCAACACCcaggccatcatcatggtcGCTGCTGAGCATGCCGCTTCCAAGATCCTCGGCGGCGGAAACGGTGCTGCCAGCCCTGTTGTTCCCAGCAACGGCACTGTCCCCGTTCCTACTACTGCTATTAGCACTCCTGTCGCTACCAAGAGGCCTTCGAAGTGCAAGAGGTCTATGCGACAGCGCCGCCACCACCGTCGCCTGTAG
- a CDS encoding hypothetical protein (At least one base has a quality score < 10) produces MGDVQSSAQPRAKGVRYDVPVLRKQQDQDSYELEILLLAWTLLLYRHSHGNHVEFSWGLSEIGSSTCRTFTLNTSKLQWDGSDSVASELKVFRNYLQQELQSEQPFETKGYKFFFNDEAATGEVVTDVTEDGELSVNWGNVQIEATLEDDVLWLRPTWREPLGAEFLANHFAQALVEVLNTTLTDSTATISSVLPLGELDKSVIWNWNKDLPPPVPMCIHTLIAEQVRWRPDAPAICSWDGDFTYADVDRLSTLLAQHLIDLGVKVGDIVPLCFEKSRWTTVAVMGIIKAGAAFSLHDPSQPMQRRQVMAQQVNATHILTSRDQAEYGPEIAPDAKHVVVDTATLASLAKTIQDPLRKLPDVPPESLLYIIFTSGSTGTPKGVMLSHETYTASALARSSGIGYSSTSRSLDFTSYAFDVSVDSILCTLIRGGCLCIPTDQDRVNDLSGAIRRLRVNMVNITPSVARILDPDIIPSLNSLGIGGESCSAGDIAIWGQHTRIVVGYGPAECTIGCTVNPSAAGKPYVSIGPGTGACIWLVDPDDHNKLVPVGAVGELLVEGPIVGQGYLGDPEKTNAAFIHDPDFLLAGAGGIPGRHGRLYKTGDLVRYDPDGEKGFVFVGRKDTQIKLRGQRVELGEIEHHIKNLLPVGAEVVAEIIAPRNQNKESMLVAFIADREAKDDGDARQIDFPPRLRDSLETLNERLSKVVPVYMVPATYITLSKIPYLVSGKTDRKSLRALGAEISANLQASAASNESSEIREPESEAELFLRDSWCRLLGLETKQVSTTHNFFTSGGDSVLAMKLVPVIRDWGYTLSVADIFNYPVLADMAKSMQKGDKSKGVDMQIPEFSLLKDNMDRDALRAEAAEQSGCDVSAIEDIYPCAPMQEIHMAFYTRSKENYVAQRIADIPASSSVDKLKSAWDVVYKESPILRTRIVEFKQHGFMQVIVNESLQWKEVESSLEEFLEEDKKEPMSPGAPLSRFAIVTDKALDKRYFVWTAHHAIYDGWSTDLIVEHARAAYKGEEVSRPAQFKHFIRYLAEDSRESSKDYWKTQLAGATGPQFPTLPSRSYIPDPTSLTERFIKLDKAAKSDITIATVIRAAWALLASQYSMSDDVVFGETFMGRTIPLPGAELIEGPILATVPVRIRLDRTTTVQEFLRAVQEQSVARSAHEHLGIQHIRRLSEDAQIACEVTMGLVVQPQDPEPSETEADELPSFRGGDAALEALHFNSYPLMLAVSLQKTGFRLLASFDSELLSPVQVQRVLSQFEVAINQLRGDVSRSLSDITCLSDEELGEIWEANKQAPVSPKDISRFLSSGDKYPTVQYIPWIVQPGNEKLLMPLGSTGELLLESASVHDDADVVDAPEWLKEGALGYPGRQSKLFRTGDLVKYTDDLSLVFIGRRDDMASVDGRVVDLNATNLELKRLLPGTAGAVSRLVVPKGSNSQTPVVVAFVKDTPAKDAQLLKLGVDTGDTSLPLAGDVSVELATAIIGLNKAMVETLPPYAIPSICIPLSSTVDINSIETLASEVSLSLVVELRKSFASLKKTIADTTVLTTKERVLRASWSKFLGIEEEKLSLDDNFFRLGGDSIVAMRMVSALRQDGYRLSVASIFQNMQLRGMANSLVEISPEASESAKKYTPFSLLSTKDVDGFLAQAIQPQLADPTWKIQDVLPATGPQHGDVKQTVSAPRSSVQYNMLYLDQSIDTARLVDSFQYLVSQHAILRTVFVQHEGQTLQVVLDELKVPVTEQSVDGSIDDAAKQVAESDANTSTDLAFGASFIRLFVLRGETENAFMIRISHAQYDGVSLPELLRQLELRYRGLEIPASEPFETYIQHLSTVKPQNVEYWRKNLEGSSYTEIASAAEPQQKTAFMTKDVDISGASPHTTHAMLSHCWLGPGYCRSTLNVSRCHIPVLLSPGRDVDVAGI; encoded by the exons ATGGGAGACGTTCAGTCGTCGGCGCAGCCGCGGGCGAAGGGTGTGCGTTATGACGTACCTGTTCTTCGCaaacaacaagaccaagatagCTATGAGCTTGAAATCCTACTACTAGCATGGACGCTTCTTCTGTATCGCCATAGCCACGGGAATCATGTTGAGTTCTCGTGGGGTTTGAGCGAAATTGGTTCTTCAACGTGTCGTACATTCACCCTCAACACATCGAAGCTGCAATGGGATGGTAGCGACTCTGTCGCATCGGAGCTGAAGGTGTTCCGAAACTACCTGCAACAAGAATTACAGTCAGAACAACCTTTTGAGACGAAAGGATAcaagttcttcttcaatGATGAGGCTGCGACAGGCGAGGTCGTCACTGACGTGACCGAAGACGGCGAGTTGTCAGTGAACTGG GGAAACGTTCAAATTGAAGCGACACTAGAAGACGACGTTCTGTGGCTCCGGCCGACATGGCGCGAGCCTCTAGGCGCAGAGTTCCTTGCCAACCACTTTGCCCAAGCCCTTGTAGAAGTTCTCAACACAACACTCACCGATTCGACCGCAACAATTAGCTCCGTCCTACCACTAGGCGAGCTCGACAAGTCTGTGATATGGAACTGGAATAAAGATCTTCCTCCGCCAGTGCCCATGTGCATTCACACACTGATCGCTGAGCAAGTGAGGTGGCGCCCCGATGCGCCAGCCATTTGCTCATGGGATGGCGACTTCACATACGCAGATGTTGACAGACTATCGACACTCCTTGCGCAACATCTTATTGATCTCGGAGTCAAGGTCGGCGATATTGTACCTCTGTGCTTTGAGAAGTCAAGATGGACGACAGTCGCAGTCATGGGCATCATCAAAGCCGGCGCAGCTTTCTCACTCCACGATCCCAGTCAACCCATGCAGCGACGACAAGTTATGGCTCAACAAGTCAACGCGACACATATTCTCACTTCGAGAGACCAAGCGGAATACGGCCCGGAAATCGCACCCGACGCAAAGCATGTCGTTGTCGATACAGCGACTCTCGCCTCTTTGGCCAAGACGATCCAAGATCCCCTCCGAAAACTCCCCGACGTACCGCCCGAATCTCTCCTATATATCATCTTTACTTCCGGTAGTACGGGTACGCCGAAGGGAGTTATGCTCTCGCACGAAACATATACTGCTAGCGCTCTTGCGCGAAGCTCGGGAATTGGATACTCGAGCACCTCACGATCGCTCGATTTTACATCATATGCTTTCGATGTTAGTGTCGATAGTATTCTGTGCACACTCATTCGTGGTGGATGTCTTTGCATTCCCACTGATCAGGACCGTGTGAATGATCTCAGTGGTGCGATCCGCCGCTTGAGGGTTAACATGGTTAACATCACACCCTCTGTCGCACGTATTCTGGACCCCGATATTATTCCGTCGCTTAACAGTCTTGGTATCGGTGGCGAGTCTTGCTCGGCTGGAGATATTGCGATCTGGGGCCAACATACTCGAATTGTCGTTGGTTATGGTCCCGCTGAATGTACGATTGGATGTACTGTCAACCCCAGCGCAGCGGGCAAGCCGTACGTCAGTATCGGACCAGGCACAGGTGCCTGTATCTGGCTCGTTGATCCCGATGATCACAACAAGCTTGTTCCTGTGGGCGCTGTCGGCGAACTGCTCGTTGAGGGTCCAATTGTCGGCCAAGGATACCTTGGTGATCCGGAGAAGACGAATGCGGCCTTCATCCACGACCCCGACTTCCTCCtcgctggcgctggtggaATTCCCGGTCGCCATGGGCGTCTGTACAAGACAGGCGACTTGGTCCGATATGATCCAGACGGTGAGAAAGGCTTCGTGTTCGTTGGTCGCAAGGACACTCAGATCAAGCTTCGTGGCCAGCGTGTAGAGCTAGGAGAGATTGAGCACCACATCAAGAACCTTCTCCCCGTGGGCGCTGAAGTCGTCGCTGAGATCATCGCACCAAGAAACCAGAACAAGGAGTCTATGCTGGTAGCGTTTATCGCCGATCGCGAAGCTAaggatgatggcgatgctcGGCAAATTGACTTCCCACCTCGCCTGCGCGACTCGCTCGAGACGCTCAACGAGAGACTCTCGAAGGTTGTACCAGTGTACATGGTGCCTGCGACGTACATCACCCTCTCCAAGATTCCCTATCTTGTCTCTGGGAAGACTGATCGAAAGTCTCTTCGCGCCCTCGGTGCTGAGATCTCTGCAAACCTTCAGgcctcagcagcttcaaaTGAGTCCTCTGAGATCCGCGAGCCAGAGTCTGAGGCTGAACTCTTCCTGCGCGACTCATGGTGTCGCCTGCTTGGACTTGAGACAAAGCAAGTCAGCACTACACACAACTTCTTCACATCAGGCGGAGACTCCGTTCTCGCAATGAAGCTCGTGCCAGTCATTCGAGACTGGGGATACACGCTTTCCGTCGCTGATATCTTCAATTACCCTGTTCTCGCCGATATGGCAAAGTCGATGCAGAAGGGAGATAAGAGCAAGGGTGTTGATATGCAAATTCCTGAGTTCTCTCTACTGAAGGATAACATGGACCGCGATGCCCTGCgcgctgaggctgctgagcaaTCGGGATGCGACGTCAGTGCGATCGAGGATATTTACCCTTGTGCGCCTATGCAGGAGATTCATATGGCTTTCTACACGCGATCGAAGGAGAACTATGTCGCGCAACGAATCGCCGATATCCCCGCCTCGAGTTCtgttgacaagctcaagtccGCTTGGGATGTCGTGTACAAGGAGAGCCCCATCCTTCGCACCCGCATTGTTGAGTTCAAGCAGCATGGCTTCATGCAAGTTATCGTCAATGAATCGCTTCAATGGAAGGAGGTTGAGTCTTCGCTGGAGGAGTTCCttgaggaagacaagaaagaGCCCATGTCGCCTGGCGCGCCGCTCTCTCGCTTCGCCATCGTCACCGACAAGGCTCTCGACAAGCGATACTTCGTTTGGACGGCCCACCACGCCATTTACGACGGATGGTCTACAGATCTCATCGTCGAGCATGCCCGCGCTGCGTACAAGGGCGAAGAAGTATCGCGACCTGCTCAATTCAAGCACTTCATTCGCTACCTTGCCGAAGACTCACGCGAGTCGTCTAAGGACTACTGGAAGACTCAACTCGCTGGCGCTACAGGACCCCAATTCCCAACCCTGCCATCGCGCTCTTACATCCCCGATCCTACCTCTCTGACTGAGcgcttcatcaagcttgacaagGCTGCCAAGTCCGACATCACTATCGCTACCGTCATTCGAGCTGCGTGGGCTCTGCTGGCGTCGCAATACTCCATGAGCGACGATGTTGTTTTCGGAGAGACGTTCATGGGTCGTACTATTCCTCTTCCTGGTGCTGAGCTCATTGAGGGTCCCATTCTCGCCACTGTCCCTGTTCGCATTCGTCTCGACCGCACTACTACAGTGCAAGAGTTCCTTCGCGCGGTCCAGGAACAGAGTGTCGCTCGCTCTGCGCATGAACATCTTGGTATCCAGCATATCCGCCGACTGAGCGAAGATGCTCAAATTGCTTGTGAAGTCACAATGGGTCTTGTCGTCCAGCCTCAAGACCCCGAGCCTTCTGAGACAGAAGCCGATGAGCTGCCTTCTTTCCGTGGGGGAGATGCCGCTCTTGAGGCCCTACACTTCAACTCGTACCCTCTTATGTTGGCTGTGTCCCTTCAGAAGACCGGCTTTCGCCTGTTGGCAAGCTTTGACTCGGAGCTTCTCAGCCCCGTCCAAGTTCAACGCGTGCTGTCGCAGTTCGAGGTTGCTATCAACCAGCTTCGCGGCGACGTGTCGCGCTCATTAAGTGACATCACATGTCTGAGTGACGAAGAGTTAGGAGAGATCTGGGAAGCCAACAAGCAGGCACCTGTCTCTCCCAAGGACATCTCTCGATTCCTGTCCAGCGGCGACAAATACCCCACGGTCCAATATATTCCTTGGATCGTGCAGCCTGGTaatgagaagcttctcatgCCGCTAGGAAGCACCGGAGAGCTCCTGCTTGAATCTGCTTCTGTGcacgatgatgctgatgttgttgatgctcCCGAGTGGTTGAAGGAGGGTGCGCTGGGCTACCCTGGCCGACAAAGTAAGCTCTTCCGCACTGGAGACCTCGTCAAGTACACCGATGATCTGAGCTTGGTGTTTATCGGTCGCAGGGATGATATGGCTAGTGTTGACGGTCGCGTCGTGGATCTCAATGCTACGAACCTTGAGCTCAAGCGCCTGCTTCCTGGTACTGCTGGAGCTGTGAGCCGACTTGTTGTTCCCAAGGGTTCGAACAGTCAAACTCCCGTGGTTGTAGCATTTGTCAAAGACACACCTGCGAAGGATGCTCAGTTGCTCAAGCTCGGTGTCGATACTGGAGATACATCACTGCCTTTGGCGGGAGATGTCTCTGTTGAACTTGCGACGGCAATTATCGGCCTCAACAAAGCAATGGTTGAGACTCTTCCACCTTATGCCATTCCCTCAATCTGCATCCCCCTCTCTAGCACCGTAGACATCAACTCCATTGAGACTCTGGCTTCGGAGGTCTCTCTGTCGCTGGTCGTCGAACTCCGCAAGTCTTTCGCATCTCTCAAGAAGACAATTGCCGACACCACAGTCTTGACCACCAAGGAGCGCGTTCTTCGCGCTTCATGGTCAAAGTTCCTTGgcattgaggaggagaagctaTCGCTGGATGACAACTTCTTCCGCCTGGGTGGTGACTCCATCGTGGCTATGCGCATGGTCTCTGCTTTGCGACAGGATGGGTACCGTTTGTCTGTCGCAAGCATTTTCCAGAACATGCAGCTCCGGGGCATGGCTAACTCGTTGGTCGAGATCTCGCCCGAGGCCAGCGAGAGTGCGAAGAAGTACACTCCCTTTTCGCTGTTGAGCACCAAGGATGTCGATGGCTTCCTCGCCCAGGCTATTCAGCCTCAATTGGCCGACCCGACCTGGAAGATCCAGGACGTTCTACCCGCCACTGGACCCCAGCATGGCGATGTCAAGCAAACAGTGTCTGCCCCACGAAGCTCAGTTCAGTACAACATGCTTTACCTGGACCAGTCAATTGACACGGCCCGTCTAGTTGACAGCTTCCAATACCTCGTGTCACAACACGCCATTCTTCGAACTGTGTTTGTCCAACATGAGGGACAGACTCTCCAAGTTGTCCTTGATGAATTGAAGGTGCCTGTCACGGAACAGAGCGTTGACGGCTCAATCGACGACGCTGCCAAGCAGGTCGCAGAGTCGGATGCCAATACCAGCACTGATCTCGCTTTCGGCGCTTCTTTCATTCGCCTCTTCGTTCTTCGAGGCGAGACTGAGAACGCTTTCATGATCCGTATTTCACACGCACAATACGATGGTGTCTCTCTGCCCGAACTCCTCCGCCAGCTTGAGCTTCGCTACCGTGGCCTGGAGATCCCCGCGTCGGAGCCTTTCGAGACCTACATCCAGCACCTCTCAACCGTTAAGCCTCAAAACGTGGAATACTGGCGCAAGAATCTTGAAGGATCATCATACACTGAGATCGCTTCTGCTGCGGAGCCTCAGCAGAAGACTGCATTCATGACCAAGGATGTTGACATCTCTGGAGCCTCACCTCACACAACACACGCGATGCTTTCTCACTGCTGGCTGGGCCCAGGGTACTGTCGCAGCACCCTCAATGTCTCCCGATGTCACATTCCGGTGTTATTGTCTCCGGGTCGCGACGTCGATGTCGCGGGTATTTGA
- a CDS encoding phenylacetate 2-hydroxylase (At least one base has a quality score < 10) produces MFHTFHSVVSSSQGFTIGTSPWDESCKNRRKAAATALNRPAVQSYMPILDLESLVSIKELLDDCKDGSKDLDPSPYFARFALNTSLTLNYGFRIDGDVNSELLHEITYVEREISNFRSTSNNWQDYVPLLRLWGAQNSSAEEFRVRRDKYLSDLLANLKSRIDNGTDKPCITGNILKDPTAKLNDAEIKSICLTMVSAGLDTVPGNVIMGIAYLATEHGQKIQAKALKEIYKVYPNGEAWERCLVEEKVPYVTALVKEILRFWTVIPICLPRESIKDIPYQGAVIPAGTKFFMNAYAADYDETRFANPYEFDPERYIDDKEVGTPHYAYGAGSRMCAGSHLANRELYTAFIRLITAFEILPPKDNKDFPVMDCIECNANPTSLTTDPEPFKVGFKPRDEAKAREWIAAGEERTQDIR; encoded by the exons ATGTTTCACACTTTCCACTCAGTtgtttcttcatctcaagGTTTCACTATCGGCACTTCACCATGGGATGAGTCCTGCAAGAACCGCCGCAAAGCTGCCGCCACTGCCCTCAACCGTCCTGCCGTTCAATCTTACATGCCAATTCTCGACCTCGAATCTCTCGTCAGTATCAAGGAACTTCTTGACGATTGCAAGGACGGAAGCAAGGATCTTGACCCATCGCCCTACTTTGCTCGATTTGCGCTCAATACCTCTCTGACTTTGAACTACGGCTTCCGTATTGACGGCGATGTTAACTCTGAGCTTCTCCATGAAATCACCTATGTTGAGCGCGAGATTTCCAACTTCAGATCGACTAGCAACAACTGGCAGGATTACGTTCCGCTGCTTCGACTTTGGGGAGCGCAAAACTCATCGGCTGAGGAATTCAGAGTTCGACGTGACAAGTATCTGTCTGATCTTCTGGCCAATCTCAAGAGTAGAATCGACAACGGTACAGACAAGCCTTGCATCACCGGAAACATTCTGAAGGACCCGACCGCCAAGTTGAACGATG CCGAGATCAAGTCTATCTGCCTCACTATGGTTTCTGCGGGTCTAGATACAGTTCCGGGTAACGTGATCATGGGCATCGCATACCTCGCAACCGAACACGGCCAGAAGATTCAAGCCAAGGCCCTGAAGGAAATCTACAAAGTCTACCCCAACGGCGAAGCATGGGAGCGATGCCTCGTGGAAGAGAAGGTTCCATACGTCACAGCCCTCGTCAAAGAGATCTTGCGGTTCTGGACAGTTATTCCCATCTGCCTGCCTCGGGAAAGCATCAAGGATATCCCATACCAGGGTGCCGTGATCCCTGCAGGAACCAAGTTTTTCATG AACGCCTACGCCGCAGACTATGATGAAACCCGATTCGCGAATCCCTATGAATTTGACCCTGAGCGATACATCGACGACAAGGAGGTCGGAACGCCTCATTACGCCTATGGTGCTGGATCACGAATGTGCGCTGGCTCTCATCTTGCGAATCGCGAGCTTTACACAGCTTTCATCCGCCTCATCACCGCTTTTGAGATTCTCCCTCCCAAGGACAACAAGGACTTCCCCGTCATGGACTGCATCGAGTGCAACGCCAACCCAACCTCGCTGACAACGGACCCTGAGCCTTTCAAGGTCGGATTCAAGCCGCGAGATGAGGCCAAGGCTAGGGAATGGATTGCTGCTGGCGAGGAGCGAACTCAGGACATAAGGTAA
- a CDS encoding phenylacetate 2-hydroxylase (At least one base has a quality score < 10), producing the protein MSDQVIYLAIIIGLYVLYKLANSTDQPKIKGIPEIPGVPLFGNLIQLGTDHARVAQKWAKKYGPVFQTRLGTKRVIYVNSYEAVKHFWITHQSALISRPMFHTFHSVVSSSQGFTIGTSPWDESCKNRRKAAATALNRPAVQSYMPILDLESLVSIKELLDDCKDGSKDLDPSPYFARFALNTSLTLNYGFRIDGDVNSELLHEITYVEREISNFRSTSNNWQDYVPLLRLWGAQNSSAEEFRVRRDKYLSDLLANLKSRIDNGTDKPCITGNILKDPTAKLNDAEIKSICLTMVSAGLDTVPGNVIMGIAYLATEHGQKIQAKALKEIYKVYPNGEAWERCLVEEKVPYVTALVKEILRFWTVIPICLPRESIKDIPYQGAVIPAGTKFFMNAYAADYDETRFANPYEFDPERYIDDKEVGTPHYAYGAGSRMCAGSHLANRELYTAFIRLITAFEILPPKDNKDFPVMDCIECNANPTSLTTDPEPFKVGFKPRDEAKAREWIAAGEERTQDIR; encoded by the exons ATGTCTGATCAAGTTATCTACCTCGCTATTATCATCGGCCTGTACGTGCTGTACAAGTTGGCCAATTCGACTGATCAGCCAAAGATCAAGGGTATCCCCGAGATTCCCGGTGTACCACTTTTCGGAAACTTGATTCAGTTGGGGACGGACCATGCTAGAGTTGCGCAGAAATGGGCCAAGAAGTACGGACCTGTCTTTCAGACACGCCTTGGAACCAAG CGAGTCATCTATGTCAATTCTTATGAGGCCGTAAAGCATTTCTGGATCACCCACCAGTCTGCACTCATCTCCCGTCCCATGTTTCACACTTTCCACTCAGTtgtttcttcatctcaagGTTTCACTATCGGCACTTCACCATGGGATGAGTCCTGCAAGAACCGCCGCAAAGCTGCCGCCACTGCCCTCAACCGTCCTGCCGTTCAATCTTACATGCCAATTCTCGACCTCGAATCTCTCGTCAGTATCAAGGAACTTCTTGACGATTGCAAGGACGGAAGCAAGGATCTTGACCCATCGCCCTACTTTGCTCGATTTGCGCTCAATACCTCTCTGACTTTGAACTACGGCTTCCGTATTGACGGCGATGTTAACTCTGAGCTTCTCCATGAAATCACCTATGTTGAGCGCGAGATTTCCAACTTCAGATCGACTAGCAACAACTGGCAGGATTACGTTCCGCTGCTTCGACTTTGGGGAGCGCAAAACTCATCGGCTGAGGAATTCAGAGTTCGACGTGACAAGTATCTGTCTGATCTTCTGGCCAATCTCAAGAGTAGAATCGACAACGGTACAGACAAGCCTTGCATCACCGGAAACATTCTGAAGGACCCGACCGCCAAGTTGAACGATG CCGAGATCAAGTCTATCTGCCTCACTATGGTTTCTGCGGGTCTAGATACAGTTCCGGGTAACGTGATCATGGGCATCGCATACCTCGCAACCGAACACGGCCAGAAGATTCAAGCCAAGGCCCTGAAGGAAATCTACAAAGTCTACCCCAACGGCGAAGCATGGGAGCGATGCCTCGTGGAAGAGAAGGTTCCATACGTCACAGCCCTCGTCAAAGAGATCTTGCGGTTCTGGACAGTTATTCCCATCTGCCTGCCTCGGGAAAGCATCAAGGATATCCCATACCAGGGTGCCGTGATCCCTGCAGGAACCAAGTTTTTCATG AACGCCTACGCCGCAGACTATGATGAAACCCGATTCGCGAATCCCTATGAATTTGACCCTGAGCGATACATCGACGACAAGGAGGTCGGAACGCCTCATTACGCCTATGGTGCTGGATCACGAATGTGCGCTGGCTCTCATCTTGCGAATCGCGAGCTTTACACAGCTTTCATCCGCCTCATCACCGCTTTTGAGATTCTCCCTCCCAAGGACAACAAGGACTTCCCCGTCATGGACTGCATCGAGTGCAACGCCAACCCAACCTCGCTGACAACGGACCCTGAGCCTTTCAAGGTCGGATTCAAGCCGCGAGATGAGGCCAAGGCTAGGGAATGGATTGCTGCTGGCGAGGAGCGAACTCAGGACATAAGGTAA